A stretch of the Capra hircus breed San Clemente chromosome 10, ASM170441v1, whole genome shotgun sequence genome encodes the following:
- the DRD1 gene encoding D(1A) dopamine receptor, giving the protein MRTLNTSAMEGTGLVAERDFSFRILTACFLSLLILSTLLGNTLVCAAVIRFRHLRSKVTNFFVISLAVSDLLVAVLVMPWKAVAEIAGFWPFGSFCNIWVAFDIMCSTASILNLCVISVDRYWAISSPFRYERKMTPKAAFILISVAWTLSVLISFIPVQLSWHKAKPTGPSEGNATSLGKTINNCDSSLSRTYAISSSLISFYIPVAIMIVTYTRIYRIAQKQIRRIAALERAAVHAKSCQAATGNGNPMECSQPESSFKMSFKRETKVLKTLSVIMGAFVCCWLPFFVLNCMVPFCGSGETKPFCIDSITFDVFVWFGWANSSLNPIIYAFNADFRKAFSTLLGCYRLCPTTNNAIETVSINNNGAVVFPSHHEPRGSISKDCKVVYLIPHAVGSSEGLKKEEAGGIAKPLEKLSPALSVILDYDTDVSLEKIQPITQNGQHPT; this is encoded by the coding sequence ATGAGGACTCTCAACACGTCTGCCATGGAAGGCACTGGGCTGGTGGCGGAGAGAGACTTCTCCTTCCGCATTCTCACAGCCTGTTTCCTGTCTCTGCTCATCCTGTCCACCCTCCTGGGGAACACGCTGGTCTGTGCCGCGGTGATCAGGTTCCGCCACCTGCGATCCAAGGTGACTAACTTCTTCGTCATTTCCTTGGCTGTATCGGATCTCTTGGTGGCCGTCTTGGTCATGCCCTGGAAAGCGGTGGCCGAGATCGCTGGCTTCTGGCCCTTCGGGTCCTTCTGTAACATCTGGGTGGCCTTTGACATCATGTGCTCCACCGCATCCATCCTCAACCTCTGTGTGATCAGTGTGGACAGGTATTGGGCCATCTCTAGCCCCTTCCGGTATGAGAGGAAGATGACCCCCAAGGCAGCCTTCATTCTGATCAGTGTGGCATGGACTTTGTCGGTTCTTATCTCCTTCATCCCCGTGCAGCTCAGCTGGCACAAGGCAAAACCCACAGGTCCCTCCGAGGGGAATGCCACTTCCCTGGGCAAGACCATCAACAACTGTGACTCCAGCCTGAGCAGGACAtatgccatttcatcctctctaaTAAGCTTTTACATCCCCGTGGCCATCATGATTGTCACCTACACCAGGATCTACAGGATCGCCCAGAAACAAATACGGCGCATCGCAGCCTTGGAGAGGGCAGCGGTCCACGCCAAGAGCTGCCAGGCCGCTACAGGTAACGGAAACCCCATGGAGTGTTCTCAACCAGAGAGCTCCTTTAAGATGTCCTTCAAAAGAGAGACTAAAGTTCTGAAGACTCTGTCGGTGATCATGGGGGCCTTTGTGTGCTGCTGGCTCCCTTTCTTCGTCTTGAACTGCATGGTGCCCTTCTGTGGGTCTGGAGAGACGAAGCCCTTCTGCATCGATTCCATCACCTTTGACGTGTTTGTGTGGTTTGGGTGGGCTAATTCCTCCTTGAACCCCATCATTTATGCCTTTAATGCTGATTTTCGGAAGGCATTTTCCACCCTCTTAGGATGCTACAGGCTTTGCCCGACGACGAATAATGCCATAGAGACGGTTAGCATCAATAACAATGGAGCTGTGGTGTTTCCCAGCCATCACGAGCCTCGGGGTTCCATCTCCAAGGACTGCAAAGTGGTGTACCTGATCCCGCATGCTGTGGGCTCCTCTGAGGGCCTGAAGAAGGAAGAGGCAGGTGGAATAGCCAAGCCCTTGGAGAAGCTGTCCCCAGCCCTGTCTGTCATTTTGGACTATGACACTGATGTCTCTCTTGAGAAGATCCAGCCCATCACGCAGAATGGGCAGCACCCGACCTGA